A genomic region of Palaemon carinicauda isolate YSFRI2023 chromosome 22, ASM3689809v2, whole genome shotgun sequence contains the following coding sequences:
- the LOC137616633 gene encoding hemocyanin subunit-like, protein MKSVLLLLAVVGAALFSVASADASNAQKQHDVNYLLWKVNEHLRDETHKTYAKTFDPEADTSHYSDDGEAVHRLMKELKDHRLLEQKHWFSLFNERQREEALMLFDVFMHCKDWETVVKNAAYFRERMNEGEFVYAVYAGVIHHPLAEHVVLPPLYEVTPHMFTNTEVIQEAYAAKMRQTPTKIKSSFTGTARNKEQRVAYFGEDIGMNTHHVFWHLEFPFWWRDSYSHKLDRKGENFFWVHNQLAVRFDAERISNYLEPVQELHWEKPIHDGFAPHTSYKYGGAFPSRPDDIHFEDVDGVARVRDMVIYESRIRDAIAHGYIIKEDGTHIDIMNERGVDILGDIIESSLYSPNVQYYGALHNTAHIMLGRQTDPHGKYNMPPGVMEHFETATRDPGFFRLHKYMDNIFREHKDSLPSYSFEDLDFKDVDVTNVAIDGKLETFFEDFEYSLINAVDDTEDIPDVDIDTYVPRLNHKEFSYNIDIKNNKGADTLATIRIYIWPHKDNNGVEFSFDDARWQAIELDKFWVKLSAGDNHIVRKSADSSVTVADVPSFKTLMEKTEAALSSGGDLDLHEYESAVGVPNRFLLPKGNENGVEFDLYVCVTDGEKDAAIPDIHTKEGFMHYGSHGVYPDKRPHGYPFDRHVDDERIFEKVTNFHHTLVKIYNHGEHIHHH, encoded by the exons ATGAAGTCAGTTCTCCTCCTCTTGGCAGTGGTCGGGGCTGCTTTGTTCTCGGTTGCTTCTGCGG ATGCTTCAAATGCCCAGAAGCAGCACGATGTGAACTATCTTTTGTGGAAGGTGAACGAGCACCTTCGAGATGAAACTCACAAGACTTACGCCAAAACCTTTGACCCAGAGGCCGACACTTCCCATTACTCAGATGATGGAGAAGCAGTCCACCGTCTCATGAAGGAGCTGAAAGATCACCGACTGTTGGAGCAGAAGCATTGGTTCTCCCTCTTCAACGAGAGACAACGTGAGGAAGCTCTGATGCTTTTCGACGTCTTCATGCATTGCAAAGACTGGGAAACAGTTGTCAAAAATGCTGCCTATTTCCGTGAACGTATGAACGAGGGAGAATTTGTGTATGCAGTTTATGCTGGCGTCATCCATCATCCTTTGGCTGAACATGTTGTGCTTCCTCCACTCTATGAAGTCACCCCTCACATGTTCACAAATACTGAGGTTATTCAAGAAGCCTATGCAGCCAAGATGAGGCAAACTCCTACCAAAATCAAATCCTCATTCACCGGTACAGCTAGGAACAAGGAACAACGTGTAGCCTACTTTGGTGAAGACATTGGCATGAACACCCATCACGTTTTCTGGCATTTGGAATTCCCCTTCTGGTGGAGGGATTCTTATTCTCATAAGCTTGACCGCAAAGGAGAGAACTTCTTCTGGGTACACAATCAACTTGCTGTTCGCTTTGATGCTGAGAGAATTTCCAACTACTTGGAACCAGTACAGGAACTTCACTGGGAGAAACCTATCCATGATGGATTTGCTCCACATACTTCCTACAAATACGGAGGGGCTTTCCCATCTCGTCCTGATGATATTCATTTTGAAGATGTTGATGGAGTTGCTAGAGTTAGAGATATGGTCATCTACGAAAGCCGTATCCGCGATGCCATTGCTCACGGATACATCATCAAAGAAGATGGTACTCACATTGATATCATGAACGAGCGAGGAGTTGATATTCTTGGTGATATTATTGAGTCTTCTCTCTACAGTCCCAATGTACAATACTATGGAGCTCTTCACAATACCGCCCACATAATGCTTGGTCGTCAAACAGATCCTCATGGAAAATACAACATGCCTCCTGGTGTAATGGAACACTTCGAAACTGCCACTCGTGATCCAGGTTTCTTCAGACTTCATAAGTATATGGATAACATCTTCAGGGAGCACAAGGATAGTCTACCTAGCTACAGCTTTGAAGACTTAGATTTTAAAGACGTGGATGTAACTAATGTTGCTATTGATGGTAAACTGGAAACTTTCTTCGAAGATTTTGAATACAGTCTGATTAATGCTGTGGATGACACCGAAGATATCCCAGATGTTGACATCGATACATATGTTCCTCGTCTAAACCACAAGGAATTCTCCTACAATATTGACATTAAGAACAACAAAGGAGCAGATACTTTGGCAACTATTCGAATTTATATTTGGCCTCATAAGGACAACAATGGTGTAGAATTCTCCTTCGACGATGCAAGGTGGCAGGCAATAGAACTTGACAAATTCTGGGTAAAAT tatcCGCTGGAGACAACCACATTGTCCGCAAATCCGCCGATTCTTCAGTCACTGTAGCTGATGTCCCCAGCTTCAAGACCCTCATGGAAAAGACCGAAGCTGCTCTTTCAAGTGGAGGAGACCTCGATCTCCACGAGTATGAGAGTGCTGTTGGCGTGCCAAATCGTTTCCTCCTCCCCAAAGGTAACGAAAATGGCGTGGAATTCGATTTGTACGTCTGTGTGACCGACGGTGAGAAAGACGCTGCCATTCCAGACATTCACACCAAGGAAGGATTCATGCACTACGGCTCTCATGGAGTCTACCCCGACAAGAGGCCTCATGGTTACCCCTTCGATCGCCATGTTGACGATGAACGCATCTTCGAAAAGGTCACCAACTTCCATCACACTCTGGTGAAGATCTACAACCATGGAGAGCATATTCACCATCACTAA